Proteins encoded within one genomic window of Anaerosporomusa subterranea:
- the radA gene encoding DNA repair protein RadA, whose amino-acid sequence MLSKRKTAFFCQGCGAESPRWVGRCPGCGAWNSMVEEPISVERTTGKGLALGLSDGQSPVAITAIEIEEAPRLRTGSGELDRVLGSGLLPGSLSIIVGDPGIGKSSLTIKVCAHMAENYGKTLYVTGEESAHQIKLRADRLGAIRDNLFVLSETNLEVIEQQALKLKPALLVIDSVQTVYRPEIQSAPGSISQVRESAMQLLRLAKSNQITTLLVGHVLKDGTLAGPRALEHIVDTVLYFEGDRHGQYRVLRSVKNRFGATNEIGLFEMRGEGLVDVPDASRIFLSERPLDVPGSIVIPTIEGTRPLLVEVQALVSSSPFMPPRRTSDSVDNKRIQLLLAVLEKRVGIMLGSSDVYVKVAGGIKIDEPAIDLGLCVALASSFRNAKTASHTVFLGEVGLAGEVRAVTQIEARIREAERMGFKTIVLPQGSLKRLSIRSTAQLVGVQTVREGLDAAFQ is encoded by the coding sequence ATTTTGAGTAAACGCAAAACAGCATTTTTTTGTCAAGGCTGCGGTGCTGAGTCGCCCCGTTGGGTGGGGCGGTGCCCAGGCTGTGGCGCCTGGAATAGCATGGTTGAGGAGCCTATCTCTGTTGAACGTACAACTGGGAAGGGGCTAGCCTTAGGATTATCTGACGGACAGTCGCCAGTCGCCATTACTGCTATCGAGATCGAAGAAGCGCCGCGCTTGCGTACTGGCTCAGGCGAACTCGATAGAGTGCTTGGTTCCGGTCTGCTGCCTGGATCGCTTAGCATTATTGTCGGCGACCCGGGGATCGGTAAATCCAGTTTAACGATAAAGGTTTGCGCCCACATGGCCGAGAATTATGGTAAAACTCTTTATGTGACAGGGGAAGAAAGCGCTCATCAGATCAAGCTGCGGGCTGATCGATTAGGCGCGATTCGCGACAATCTCTTTGTACTGAGCGAAACGAATTTGGAAGTTATCGAGCAGCAAGCTCTCAAACTAAAACCTGCTTTACTGGTGATTGACTCTGTGCAAACAGTGTATCGCCCCGAAATCCAGAGTGCGCCAGGCAGCATCAGTCAAGTGCGCGAGAGCGCTATGCAACTCTTACGGTTGGCTAAGTCAAACCAGATTACGACGCTACTTGTCGGGCATGTCTTAAAAGATGGCACACTGGCCGGCCCACGCGCCCTCGAACATATTGTGGATACAGTGCTATATTTTGAAGGTGATCGGCATGGTCAATACCGAGTGCTGCGGTCTGTCAAAAACCGCTTTGGCGCCACTAATGAAATTGGGCTGTTTGAGATGCGTGGTGAGGGCCTGGTTGATGTGCCAGATGCGTCACGAATATTTTTATCTGAACGACCACTCGATGTACCAGGCAGCATTGTCATCCCAACCATCGAAGGCACTAGACCGCTATTGGTAGAAGTTCAGGCGCTGGTCAGTTCCTCGCCGTTCATGCCGCCGCGCCGAACCTCTGACTCGGTTGATAATAAGCGGATACAACTGCTGTTAGCTGTTCTTGAAAAACGAGTCGGCATTATGCTTGGCAGTTCAGACGTCTACGTCAAAGTTGCAGGCGGCATCAAAATTGACGAACCTGCTATCGATTTAGGTTTGTGTGTCGCTCTAGCCTCTAGCTTCCGTAATGCGAAGACTGCCTCGCACACTGTCTTTCTCGGAGAGGTGGGGCTAGCCGGCGAAGTGCGCGCTGTCACGCAAATTGAGGCGCGGATTCGTGAGGCAGAGCGGATGGGCTTCAAAACCATTGTCTTGCCGCAAGGAAGTTTAAAAAGACTCTCTATACGCTCAACTGCCCAGCTAGTTGGAGTGCAGACAGTTCGTGAAGGTCTGGACGCAGCGTTTCAGTGA